One genomic window of Bactrocera dorsalis isolate Fly_Bdor chromosome 4, ASM2337382v1, whole genome shotgun sequence includes the following:
- the LOC105227767 gene encoding neurofilament medium polypeptide, whose protein sequence is MATKLLTLLVSTFLLLTLISSNINVIAAKTEAGAVKVGQEKGNLTEAVTESNTKASDVDDIESGEDIVKEEKANKNQTETVTASSASKNVTVVETESKNQTKTVNGTTTQASDADDKEPGEDVDKEAIGKVSIQEPSLPEEAEVSLQELSQPEDAPEEEEKIEAEPTADNNEDLQAPPETEAQEENKQDFEENRIQENRKPTTRKPTASQKPTQPAKPPGRYNVRVKVIRNNKPVPVKYIKGKKKQGRKPRQKQKQKQKQKQKPRQKQKQTQKQKGHGKRRPKSGKKRRKSKS, encoded by the exons atggcAACGAAATTATTAACTTTACTCGTTTCCACTTTTCTGTTACTGACTTTGATCAGCAGCAACATCAACGTGATTGCAGCAAAGACAGAAGCTGGTGCCGTAAAAGTAGGACAGGAAAAAGGAAATCTAACAGAAGCCGTTACAGAATCAAATACAAAAGCAAGTGATGTAGATGACATAGAATCGGGAGAAGATATAGTTAAAGAAG aaaaggcaaataaaaaccaaacagaaACCGTTACAGCGTCGAGTGCAAGTAAAAATGTTACAGTGGTAGAAACCGAAagtaaaaatcaaacaaaaaccgTTAATGGGACGACTACGCAGGCAAGTGATGCAGATGACAAAGAACCGGGGGAAGATGTAGATAAAGAAG caATTGGCAAAGTGAGTATCCAAGAACCTTCTCTGCCGGAAGAAGCGGAAGTCAGTCTCCAAGAACTTTCTCAGCCGGAAGATGCGCCAGAGGAAGAAGAGAAGATTGAAGCTGAGCCAACTGCTGATAATAACGAAGATTTACAAGCCCCTCCCGAAACTGAGGCACAAGAAGAAAATAAACaggattttgaagaaaataggATCCAGGAAAATCGTAAACCGACTACTAGGAAGCCGACAGCATCACAGAAGCCCACGCAGCCAGCAAAACCTCCAGGTCGCTATAATGTAAGAGTGAAAGTCATAAGAAATAACAAACCGGTTCCAGTAAAATACATAAAGGGTAAAAAGAAGCAGGGGCGGAAACCGAGGCAGAAGCAGAAGCAGAAGCAGAAGCAAAAGCAGAAACCGAGGCAGAAGCAGAAGCAGACGCAGAAGCAGAAGGGACATGGTAAACGAAGACCGAAGTCCGGAAAGAAGCGCAGGAAATCAAAATCGTAA